Within the Platichthys flesus chromosome 16, fPlaFle2.1, whole genome shotgun sequence genome, the region GTGGGTCCATGTTGCTCTGTCACGTCCCGCACACGGCGCGCTGCAGGCGGGAAAAAGCACAGAGAAAACCCCGTCAACCGCTTCACCGAGCCTGGTGTTGTTTGCGTTTCTTAGCGGCTAACCACGGCTAGCAACGCTAACCCGGCCTGGGCCGTGTGCAGGTCCATCCCAGCCGCAGCGTCATCCCCTCCCCGGATAAACCACAATGTGCAATAACACAACACGAGCCACTGAGTCAATGCCGAGCAGCCTGAAGTTTCTGGAAATGCGAATCCGTCAGTGATGTCATGGCCGCTTGACGCATGATAGCACCCGGAGCTAGCTACAGCCTGCACCGAGATTAGCTTAAAACAAGGCCGAGCAGCGGGACACAGAATCCTCTTATCCGAGGGAAACGTACCTATTCGAAGATCTACGCCGATGGCGGCCGGATAGAAAACCCCACGGAGGACGGAGACAGTCGACTTGCAGCACTGCTACGCTTCTCTGGAGGCAGGGTCGCTTCGGGTTTTCATTCAGGCAAGTTGTGGGACAGCCCGAGAGATCACGAGCATTTGATGCCCTGCAGTAAGTCTGTCAGGATCAGGGGAGTTTACAGGAAATCAACCCCAAAAATGTGGATTTAaggattatatatatatatatatatatatatatatataatcacgTAGTGTTTTTTCAATCTAAATGTGAAATTTGACATTggaatattaaaacattttaaacttaaTTCTGGGTGTAAGATTTCACATCTATAAATGCATAATaatagattaagattaagatatgtttatttataccaaacacatgcacagacatgcactacacactcatgcaatggtaggtaaatttaacccatctgtgtgcaggacacacagagcagtgagcgaccatgtacggcgctcggggagcagatgttgggggagtaaggtgccttgctcaggggcactagacagggtagggagactcttggattttttgacagatcaatccaggttcgtcttttgttgtctctctgtggcgtcgaacccgagacgaaccagagaccttctctgcccatagtcgaagtttctaccactagaccacttTTACAAGATTCCCTTGGAACAGACACAATGAGATCATGGATGTGTAGGCAATAATCTACTCACCCACTAACCTTCACTATGAAAGGACTTCTATAGAGAGAattatatcaatcaatcaatcaagtaGCCGTGATTACGTCATTGCTACATGATAATTACGTACAACAGCTACAACTTCGGCTGGTGGAAAATCCCATAAtacattgtaaatgtttatttcatttttggtATTAATCCTTTTTGGCTCAGCTCTTATTTAGATATGTAGTAACGGGCGGGCGCAGTGCATGAGGGTATATTGCTCTGTGAGTGACCATCGATTGTACACTACTTTTCataatgcattgtgggaaacaatgagtccACTATATAGAGTattgaaaattatatttaacattttgttgcctctgcctgctgcaccaccgctCATCTGAAAACTTTGGAGAatctgttgctgttgtgaacatttCTCGTGTTCCATTACACCTCGGAATGACGTCACACCTGAATAACCTGAGTGGATAATGTTCCAGTTGCATGGGAACAATGTTTACGTAAGCCAGCTGGCCATCACTGGCAATGTGAACGCGCTCCGGGCAGAAGGAAATGGAATTCTGGGTTttatggacacttggatgacaccaaaggagcagtatggagggatgtggtgtttgttttacgtttgaagaagtggtaaCCATTCACTTCAATTTTATTGGAATTCTGCTGCAACGCTTCTTAGCcctgaaaaagggtaattttgggttgaactatccctttaagccaAAAGGAGGCGGGGTAAACGCCTGTGCCTGGGAAGCCAAACTCGGGGGAACGGAATCCCCCTGCACCAATGAGCGTGGGTTACTGTCAGCTAGCAGCGAGCTAACCTGAAGCTAACGCTAGCGGCTGACagccacagacaaacagcagagtTTTCACGTCGGTGAGTCGCAGCAACGCACCGCTGCGTGTCTCTGCCTGCAGGCACGACGCTGCTGTTGACTGTGCGTGACGCTCCACGGCCGCACTGTGGCGCTGTGCTGGGACTGAGCCGTGTCCTCGAGCTGTGACCATGTtgccctccagcagcagagcctgGTTCCGCTCCGCTGTGAAGCTGCTGCCGCCGGGGAGCAGGAGTCCAGGTCAGTGAGGAGCTCCAGAGGTTCATTCACATGTTCTGACAGCTGCTCCCCTCGGGATCACTGGTCTCTTCTATTGGGGTCAGGTCACAGGAAGAAACTCTGCATGCTCAGCTCACTGATATTTCATAAGAGCAAGTTATGGGTGATGTAATTAAAAAGAAGCAGATTTTCTCCAAATGTCTAAAGTAGAATCTCTTGAAACGTGATTTTCAGACAGTGAGAGTCAACACGAACAAGAGTGAGGAGAATTACCCGTGTCACCTCTTaaggattatttaaaaacaatatttaatatgaGCAAGATATGAGTGATATAATGAACAAGATGTCAACTTCCCTTTTAATTTTCTCCAAATTTCTCCAGTCAAAACTTATTAAACTTTCCACACGGACAGTGGGCGGCACCgtgaaaatgaaaagttagCAACTTTGtctcccttcttctttttcttaccGGAAACTTTTATCTTCCTTCAGTAAAGGTCCTCTCTGACCTGATTGTGACTCAGTGGATACTGGGAACCAGTGTaagagtgtttgtgtggtgtgtctgtctccaggGTGTGTTGGGTGCCCAACCAGAAGTGTTTCTCTAAAGTCCGGAGGTTTGAAACCAAAGACGATTCCACTGCGGTACCTGGGCCAGCCGAGCCCTTTCACCCATCCACACCTCATTAAGCAGGGTGAGTACTGTTTTCACAGCTGTGCAGAACCAGTACAGTTACACTTTTAAGGGAAAACCTGCAGTTAGTCACACAAGGTACGTATTCCTCTATGCTTCATGTCACATTTAGAAATAATAGTGCATGTTTTGGTGATGATCACAATATCTCAAAAACTCTATGAAAAACTCTATTGTTTACTTGGATTCACAAATGAACTGAAGAGTTTCTGATGGTCAAAAGTCAAGATCACCTTGAGCTCACAAAACCAGATTTTGGCCTTGGACGGCATTTTTTatctgaaaggtcaaaggtcagctttAATGTGACTTGATCATTTTCTGTAGAAACACTTTTCTCTTCAATATTTGACTCCAAAATATTGATTGTGACCGTATTTTCTGATGTATTCAACCTGAAAGCTGATCTCTTCCCCTCAGGTGACGTGACCCCAGGCTTGAGCCAGACAGAGTATGATCTCCGCAGACATCGACTGGCCTCGCTGATCGAGGCCCAGGCCGACCGGCTGGGACCCTCTGCGTCCTCCAGCAACCATGTGGTCATCGTTTTGTCCCATCCGACCCGCTTCATGACCAACGACATCCCGTATCCCTTCCACCAGAACCAGGTGCCTTTTGATTTCATGTTGcctttctccatcttcacttgAATCATCTTCTTGCTCTGTGGGTTTTTGTTATCAAGTCTTCCCCAAATAACCAGGAGTCATATGTTCCCCAGGATTTCCTTTACCTCAGTGGCATTTTGGAGCCGGACAGCGCCTTGGTTCTCCATGGGAAAGGGCGACCGGATCAAGCCATCTTGTTCGTCCCCCGCAGAGACCCGGGGCGAGAGTTGTGGGACGGGCCCCGCTCAGGGAAGGACGGGGCGGCTGCTTTGACCGGCATCGAGAGAGTTCACAGCACTGAAGAGCTGGGTGTTGTGCTCAAGGCCCTGAAAGGTTGGTGCATGGGGGGGTGAGGATGCATGTCCAGCCTCTTAACAGAACTAAGGTTATGAGATAGACCACAAACAAAGCTGACTTTCGGACTGTAACTTCATATTGAACTGTTTTCTGTCTACTCCCTTTCAGGCACTGTGCTTTGGTACGATAACTCTCAGCCGGCCCACCCTCGGCTCCACCAGGCTCACGTGTGTCCTGTGCTGGAGCCGGGGCCGATGCCGCGCTCTCTCAGGCCCCTCATCCACTCTCTCAGGGCCCTCAAGAGCTCAGCAGAGGTGGCGCTCATGCAAGAAGCAGGTCGCATCACAGCACAGGTCGGTGTTTAAATGACTCACGCCTCACTGCTGCAAATCTCATATTAATTATCAACATAATTAATCATATGTTGTCTGGTATATCATAATAACtatagtattattatattatcaaaTGATCTAACATGCTTTAACACCTCTTTAGCACAAACTCACCCTGAAAGCAAAtattaaccctcaaacagccatTCGaccaaccaaacacacacacacacacacacacaaacacacacacacacacacactcacacacaggacATTAAATGGATTTCCTAGGGACTCACCCTAACCGTATCccttaaaacatgttttcaccttTAAATTTACAGTGATTCTCGTCCTCAttaggaagacaagtccccataatgtgactgttGAAACAGATATAACCCCCCCCAGCATGAGTATTaccttgaacacacacacaactacttAATCTATCCTCATCTCTACTTTCATCTTTGCTGTACTTCTTTACATTATGCTGTTggtctatttgtttgttgtatGTTTCCACCGTCAATATTATTACTTACAAATACCTGCAGTATAACTATTTCCCTGTATCCTAATGTACTGCTGTCCCTCAGCCACGCTGTGTAACACTTGTAGAGATTCTTTTCAACACAAGCGGTGCACCAACACAATCCTTGTCTTCCAGGCTTTCAGGAGGACGATGGCTCTGTCTCAAGGAGACGTAGATGAAGCTGTGCTCTTTGCGAAGGTGACTGAAAATCTTTCTGTGGCTCACTATCATGTGTGGCCCTTAATGATCTCCATGTCCTTTATTGATCAGGCTctttaatataaatacagaggGCATAAGTATCATACATTGATTATTCAGTACCTTCAAATGTTAATAACTGTTCCTCATTAGCACTGAAAACTGACCGACGCAACATATTAGATATAAAAGGGACTGAGGTTGATTGAATAGTTTTAATgagaagtaaaaaaagaaatcacatcAGTCAATATTAGTATTTATCATGATGAAGgatacattattatttctttgaaGTTTAAAGACTGGTTTTATAAATATATCCATATATATAGGTCTTTTTGTATAATGTgtaatttctgtttttgtttaaaagatACAGTTGTCTACGACTGTGCAGTTATGATCCTATATACTAAATATAGCCATTATAAATTATATACTCATACTATGAAATAGGTCTTGTCAatcatattaatattataaaattCTCCCATACAGTTTGATTTTGAGAATCGGATCCACGGCGCCAACTTCCTGGCGTACCCTCCTGTGGTCGCTGGAGGAAATCGAGCCAATACTCTTCACTACATAAACAACAACCAGATAATAAAGGTAATGAAAGGTGCCGCATGGATCAGTCATGTGATATCAGGCGCAATCTAAGCCATCTGGAAAAGATAAACTGTACAACcgtatataaaataatccctCCTTGTActtttttctcctgctctcctgcatCAGGACGGTGAAATGGTGCTGCTCGATGGTGGCTGTGAATACTTTGGTTATGTCAGTGACATCACTCGGACATGGCCGGTAAATGGAAAGTAAGTTTAATAAGAGGTTAAAAGGACAAAACGTTAAGATTCATTGAGATACTCATGAAGGTCAGTGGACGTCAGCTGGGCAGGCGGTCGTTCATATGTGGCCCCgattgtatttgtattcacacaaagagacacaaacacacacctgtaatGTGCTGCACTCACCTCCTTCCTGCCAGATTCAGCGCTGCCCAGGCGGAGCTGTACGAGGCCGTCCTGGAGGTCCAGCgctcctgtttgtctctgtgctcCCCGGGTGTTAGTCTCGATCACATCTACAGCACCATGCTGGCTCTGCTGGGACGGCAGCTCAGGCGGCTCGGGATTGTAAAGGCCAGTGCCAGTGAACCCGATGTACTAAAGGTAATAATCAGAGAAATAATGTAGTCTTTCAAATTGCAGTTTGACCAATAACAGATTCTTGATGAATATTCCTGTGCTTTACACCGGTTTGTAAACGGCTCTTAGCTTTTAGGGAACAAAGTTGTAGCTGAAAGTAACTAAAAGTCTCAATATGTGTTTCAGAAAGTTGTATTTCCCAAATAGTGTAGTGAAGTGTCCATCACCCACACTAGATCATAAGAGCCATACAGGAGGAGGTTTGGCAGAGGTTTTAGTTCGAGTCAATGCCCTTCTAGCTGGTATATGAGTTTATTCATGTCCTCATCAGTGGTTTTCAGTCAGTTCTGCTGATTTGATCAATGAAGTGAAGTAATTGAACTCTCCAACAACTTCTTAAGACCTTATATTTCCTCGTCATGCTCGTCCCAGGCTGCTCGACGTTACTGCCCCCACCACGTTGGTCATTACCTGGGCATGGATGTCCACGACACCTCTGAGCTGTCCCGCTCACAGTCTCTACAGCCGGGAATGGCCATCACCATAGAACCAGGTATGGATAACCGAGGCTTTTACATactttctctccatcttgaTTCTTGCTCCAGATGTGCAGATGTGGCTGTTGATCGACAAACTGTGTGAAAAGAGGTTAAAAAAACCTACATTATCTTCTGTACTAACTACTAATGATGAATCCCTCTCCTCCTATCTGGCTCACGCATGtcccccttttctccttcttttttccaCAGGTTTGTACATCTGCGAGGACAGTGACCAGGCGCCAGAGCGTTTCCGTGGCCTGGGCATCAGAATTGAGGATGATGTGGTGATCCGAGACAAGGGAGGCCCTCTGATTCTGTCCTCTGACGCGCCAAAGACCATCGCTGATGTAGAACAGGCCTGTGCCCAGAGATAGGGCAGGGAGAGACAAGTGAGCAAGTAAGGCACAGAGTTGACAGGAGGTCTGTGTGCTGTGCTTCTCAACTATCCCCGTGGTGATGACGTCATTGGGCTCAGGGCCCCgctacatgggggggggggggggggggggggatgcactGCGAGTCCCCGGTTTTAGTCAATTTTGGAAACTGTCGTGGAAGCTCCTAGATTTTTCAGAAAGTAAGCTGTAACTGATGAGTTCCTCTTCAATGTAACTGAACATCAGGGTAACGTTGGTCACAGCATACCACACGGAGACCGACCCTCTATCATATACAACCGATTTATCCAGTATTGTTGTGGTGctatcattcattcattaaaccttcatatttatattttatttcagagtAGCTTCCAGCATAGCATGCCAGGTTAAACACTTTCATTTGTCGCTCcactcaaataaacaaatttttCTGTTACACCCAAATATGCATCATTTTGATGCCGCACTTCACAAGATGAAAACACCAAATGTTGAACATGCTTTCATTGTACTGTAGGAGGTTCAGGAAGGAACAGAGGAAATCAATACAACACATCATGGGATTGATCAAGAAGAACCTGTTGAAAACTGCTGATCATTATGAATCAGGAAGAATTATAACTATGACTCCCATGCACAGAgttatgacagtgtgtgtgaacgtatgtgtgtgtgtgtgagaattgGGTCTTTTtagcagagagaaaaatgtgatATCCTTTAGggaaattgtgtttatatataaatatgtatattaaaaAGATCTTTCTTTCATAACTTATCAGTTTTGTT harbors:
- the xpnpep3 gene encoding xaa-Pro aminopeptidase 3; translated protein: MLPSSSRAWFRSAVKLLPPGSRSPGCVGCPTRSVSLKSGGLKPKTIPLRYLGQPSPFTHPHLIKQGDVTPGLSQTEYDLRRHRLASLIEAQADRLGPSASSSNHVVIVLSHPTRFMTNDIPYPFHQNQDFLYLSGILEPDSALVLHGKGRPDQAILFVPRRDPGRELWDGPRSGKDGAAALTGIERVHSTEELGVVLKALKGTVLWYDNSQPAHPRLHQAHVCPVLEPGPMPRSLRPLIHSLRALKSSAEVALMQEAGRITAQAFRRTMALSQGDVDEAVLFAKFDFENRIHGANFLAYPPVVAGGNRANTLHYINNNQIIKDGEMVLLDGGCEYFGYVSDITRTWPVNGKFSAAQAELYEAVLEVQRSCLSLCSPGVSLDHIYSTMLALLGRQLRRLGIVKASASEPDVLKAARRYCPHHVGHYLGMDVHDTSELSRSQSLQPGMAITIEPGLYICEDSDQAPERFRGLGIRIEDDVVIRDKGGPLILSSDAPKTIADVEQACAQR